One Candidatus Nitrososphaera evergladensis SR1 genomic window carries:
- a CDS encoding Ig-like domain-containing protein, with product MTTYRKSEDKSRIAIFALVAVLAFGFVISQPALAANNGNGNNGNGNNGNGNNGNGNNGNGNNGNGNNGNLSADSQSVVIDENTSVEITLTGSGPSGFTYEIGTNPTHGTLTGTAPNMMYTPDTDYFGTDSFTFHTHKGGNDSPDATVSITVNEVVVVVTPPSDDEDDDDNNNSIGDNGSGSGDDDQGTGDNGSDGGNDNDNQGVQDDNDNDNTNNSGGNDDNQQESHVGNSHSWSVAIQFADKTADMDFTQVPESTTGVTLYNAVRGPLGVNFVDLLMSFDLKGIHSGDLTDGQMVWLLEHFDELLRGS from the coding sequence ATGACTACATACCGTAAGTCCGAGGACAAGTCGAGAATAGCCATATTCGCACTCGTAGCGGTGTTGGCATTTGGTTTTGTTATAAGCCAGCCTGCACTTGCAGCAAATAATGGCAATGGAAACAATGGCAATGGAAACAATGGCAATGGAAACAATGGCAATGGAAACAATGGCAATGGAAACAATGGCAATGGAAACAATGGCAACCTTTCTGCCGATAGTCAGAGCGTAGTAATCGATGAGAATACATCTGTGGAAATTACTCTGACAGGCTCTGGGCCAAGTGGCTTCACCTATGAAATCGGAACGAATCCAACACACGGAACACTGACAGGAACGGCTCCCAACATGATGTATACGCCCGATACAGACTACTTTGGTACAGACTCGTTTACCTTCCACACACACAAGGGCGGAAATGACTCGCCAGATGCAACTGTAAGCATCACAGTCAACGAAGTTGTTGTAGTAGTTACTCCACCATCCGACGATGAAGACGATGACGACAATAACAACAGTATCGGAGATAACGGAAGTGGTTCAGGCGATGACGATCAAGGAACCGGAGATAATGGCAGTGACGGCGGAAATGATAACGACAACCAAGGTGTACAAGATGATAATGATAACGATAACACCAACAATAGCGGCGGTAATGACGATAATCAGCAGGAGTCTCATGTAGGCAACTCGCACAGTTGGAGCGTAGCAATCCAGTTTGCAGACAAGACAGCAGATATGGACTTTACGCAAGTTCCAGAGAGCACAACAGGTGTAACACTCTACAACGCAGTACGAGGTCCGCTTGGAGTGAACTTTGTTGACCTCTTGATGTCGTTTGACCTCAAAGGCATTCATAGCGGCGACCTGACAGACGGACAGATGGTATGGCTGCTTGAGCACTTTGACGAGCTGTTGAGGGGCAGCTAA
- a CDS encoding DUF2283 domain-containing protein: MALVTFDPDAKTMYVSLEKKKVRIAKTIPMGEGKYLDVTENNEPVGLEIILPRNVSEEVVDAIVNRGKSKIEVKH; encoded by the coding sequence ATGGCTTTGGTAACATTTGATCCTGACGCAAAGACGATGTATGTTTCACTTGAAAAGAAAAAAGTACGCATTGCCAAAACAATTCCTATGGGAGAGGGAAAATATCTCGACGTCACAGAGAATAACGAACCAGTAGGACTGGAAATTATTCTCCCAAGGAACGTCTCAGAAGAAGTGGTTGATGCAATTGTCAACCGTGGAAAATCCAAGATAGAAGTCAAACATTAA
- a CDS encoding Lrp/AsnC family transcriptional regulator: MSDAESAAVVEYKAQTYNSSRQALEEELSKLEINPEFFKTLTVDQLADLLFGLNRAMNANAGSAAANKIAKKVSSGLSSIDKKILKALLESNGSPSSLQLSRELDIPITTVQRRRKRLEDEFVNEFYSLQYEKFGKRQVTFIVSLGAVDKNAIANEILGLEKVIAVARTFGDGADLKIEAILESNQEFMETSEKIKAIQGIQKVCWFESLEILGRKKELDQAIVESA; this comes from the coding sequence ATGTCAGACGCGGAATCCGCTGCAGTTGTCGAATACAAAGCTCAAACTTACAACAGTTCGCGACAGGCATTAGAAGAGGAATTGTCAAAGTTAGAGATCAATCCAGAATTTTTCAAAACGCTCACAGTAGACCAACTCGCTGATTTGCTCTTTGGGCTTAATAGAGCAATGAATGCAAATGCTGGCTCGGCAGCAGCCAATAAAATTGCAAAAAAAGTCAGTTCTGGTCTATCTTCAATCGACAAAAAGATATTGAAGGCATTATTGGAGTCAAATGGCAGCCCATCGTCATTGCAATTGTCAAGAGAACTCGATATACCAATTACCACTGTCCAGCGTAGACGCAAGAGGTTAGAAGACGAGTTTGTAAATGAATTCTACTCCCTTCAATATGAAAAGTTTGGCAAGAGACAGGTTACGTTCATTGTTTCGCTTGGAGCTGTAGATAAGAATGCGATTGCAAATGAGATTCTTGGTCTTGAAAAAGTGATTGCCGTTGCACGTACATTTGGAGATGGTGCAGACCTGAAAATTGAAGCTATACTAGAAAGTAATCAGGAATTTATGGAGACGTCTGAGAAGATAAAGGCCATCCAGGGTATTCAAAAAGTATGCTGGTTTGAATCACTTGAAATACTGGGAAGGAAGAAGGAGTTAGATCAGGCTATAGTAGAATCGGCATAA
- a CDS encoding DUF4258 domain-containing protein produces MHFTAHARDQAIARGIDQSEVRRILEKPDGIISDAHEGTRHCYGRAIDPYTKQERYLIVIYTNLNNFIKVITVMWTDKGGLRAHGFGNI; encoded by the coding sequence ATTCACTTCACTGCACACGCAAGAGACCAAGCAATAGCTCGCGGCATAGATCAATCAGAAGTAAGACGAATACTTGAAAAACCGGATGGAATTATATCTGATGCCCACGAGGGAACACGCCATTGTTATGGTAGAGCTATTGATCCGTACACGAAGCAGGAAAGGTATCTCATAGTCATCTACACAAATCTTAATAACTTTATTAAGGTCATTACTGTCATGTGGACTGATAAGGGAGGATTGCGGGCTCATGGCTTTGGTAACATTTGA
- a CDS encoding FG-GAP-like repeat-containing protein, with the protein MMPYWLKNATERIQDQATNGSMGKIRWTSFFMASILVFSIALVTLHKVQADSIIDFNGDGYADMAIGVPNESISGIRGGEVNVIYGSSSGLDAAAAQADQVWNQDLGTIADSVEAGDNYGWSLAVGDFNGDGYSDLAIGIPDEDVGNATDAGAVNVIYGSASGLSDTSPIANQFWTQDSTSIADTAESGDAFGFSLAGGDFNGDGYSDLAIGVRTEDVGAVNNAGAVNVIYGSASGLSTSARVANQFWSQGSGSIADSAEDGDVFGEAVTTGDFNGDGYSDLAIGVPSEDIGAVSNGGAVNVIYGSEDGLSATSPVSNQFWNQDSTSIADTAETQDSFGTSVTAGDFNGDGYNDLAVSASGEGAVNVIYGSSSGLSATTPIANQFWHHDSGGILGIGSEGSLGAPSTTGDFNGDGYSDLALAAQGEFINFLTSSGAVNILYGSPTGLGVLHNQFWSQNSPGIEETSESGDVFGSGIAAGDFNGDGYNDLAIGIQFEDFGTVTNAGAVEVIYGSPLGLSATIKADQFWTQDSTNVEDVSETDDHFGFSLASGSTGPGL; encoded by the coding sequence ATGATGCCTTATTGGCTGAAAAACGCCACAGAAAGGATTCAGGACCAAGCGACAAATGGGAGCATGGGCAAAATAAGATGGACCTCTTTCTTTATGGCTAGCATACTTGTGTTCTCCATAGCGCTGGTAACACTACACAAAGTGCAAGCCGACTCCATCATTGATTTCAATGGAGATGGCTACGCCGACATGGCCATCGGAGTTCCTAACGAATCTATCAGTGGGATCAGAGGAGGAGAAGTCAACGTGATTTATGGCTCTTCTTCAGGTCTTGATGCCGCTGCAGCACAGGCAGACCAAGTTTGGAATCAGGATCTAGGAACAATAGCAGATAGCGTAGAAGCAGGAGATAACTATGGATGGTCGCTTGCAGTAGGCGACTTCAATGGTGATGGCTACAGCGATTTGGCCATCGGAATTCCCGATGAAGACGTTGGAAACGCCACTGACGCAGGGGCTGTAAATGTCATCTATGGCTCTGCCTCCGGCTTGAGTGATACATCACCAATAGCTAACCAATTCTGGACTCAGGACTCTACGAGTATAGCAGATACCGCAGAATCGGGCGATGCATTTGGCTTCAGTTTGGCTGGAGGCGACTTTAACGGTGATGGCTACAGCGATTTGGCGATAGGCGTTCGTACTGAGGATGTTGGTGCCGTCAACAATGCTGGTGCAGTCAATGTTATCTACGGCTCTGCCTCCGGCTTGAGCACTTCGGCTCGAGTTGCCAACCAATTCTGGAGTCAAGGCTCTGGTAGCATAGCAGATAGTGCAGAAGACGGCGACGTATTTGGAGAAGCAGTAACTACAGGAGACTTTAACGGTGATGGCTACAGCGATTTGGCAATTGGAGTTCCAAGCGAAGATATTGGCGCAGTCTCTAATGGAGGTGCAGTCAACGTCATCTATGGGTCTGAGGACGGCTTGAGCGCTACCTCTCCCGTATCCAACCAATTCTGGAACCAAGATTCTACTAGCATCGCTGACACGGCTGAAACACAAGATAGTTTTGGGACATCAGTCACTGCTGGTGACTTTAACGGTGATGGGTACAACGATTTGGCAGTCTCGGCGTCGGGTGAAGGCGCAGTCAATGTTATCTATGGTTCCTCCTCCGGCTTGAGTGCCACAACTCCCATCGCTAACCAATTCTGGCATCATGACTCGGGCGGAATTCTGGGAATAGGAAGTGAAGGAAGCTTGGGTGCGCCTTCAACAACAGGTGACTTCAATGGTGATGGCTACAGCGATTTGGCGCTTGCCGCCCAAGGCGAATTCATAAACTTCCTCACGTCCTCTGGCGCAGTTAACATACTCTATGGGTCTCCAACTGGTTTGGGCGTGCTTCATAACCAATTCTGGAGTCAGAACTCGCCAGGAATAGAAGAGACAAGTGAATCAGGCGATGTTTTCGGTAGCGGCATAGCCGCAGGCGACTTTAACGGTGATGGGTACAACGATTTGGCGATAGGAATACAGTTTGAAGACTTTGGAACTGTCACCAACGCGGGTGCGGTAGAGGTCATTTACGGATCACCGTTGGGACTTTCTGCAACTATCAAGGCAGACCAATTCTGGACTCAGGATTCAACAAACGTGGAGGATGTGTCCGAAACTGACGACCACTTTGGTTTCAGCCTGGCCTCAGGTTCAACGGGACCAGGATTGTGA
- a CDS encoding beta strand repeat-containing protein, with translation MDYSYGKKKYAGTALAALIIFGAVTAALVVVPHAAYAATSITTSADKFYGPNLLRVVITDTAKNTATDTALVHVDFNHLGSPLGSADYTIKNIGTSGTFEFFITTSNTLNPTAPTFTGTGGAFVLRANTVPTTVNTNDQGVTLASQLQDQDSIVITYGDLPQKTVSFAKSNAVANVDRNTAGSGDNVVLTLVDSDANIDPTKADIFNATNLVSASTGTLTLSGAKFRETGQNTGQFELTVAVAGPAPLNGASLTATFPSSTTLTINDKDVYVAGNGPAPFDVVGPNPSTITSSKSVTLQNVDGVLTTLKPITLGNGIMLQVTDSDRNVDTKSKDTIGVGNVTVQVDGVTMPSPMVNAIPLQETASGSGIFVPNTTDNKISIKVGPTDNVTTTSIQLTPATIASDPDITITYNDPAADPSGAKAFKLITKLTHSAGTLAGPTQAGVTDKFGLTITDPDLNTNSKSVDSFIVTFPVSPANTANGVSFANGMGTMTLKAKGSGLTLGSALTMTFIETDIDSGIFTASNIDMSIINAAVSGGLSDGDQIEFKYTDNTESPTQSSTITFNIGKPTASISINRGTIPIPTAGTGSKFTVTIVDSTKNVNSNSVDTFSTGVTIAGTKKDGSSNLDTTIMTGLGAGKTFTETGANTGVFTADYTVGSGTQIAANMDSAKIKFTYTTGGTTTSASVTLRSYDGTVLSNVSSVQNGGNITITVNDPDMNKDSGTAEQVSVTIQGKSDDIGSAITLSDLKETGSDTGVFTKTITVGKDFKISDLTNNKFSTAFEIHYVDLLASDLSTSVDREFDGTVKTSSGTIGITPTIVGPGTKIFIEVKDPDLNANPAGIDTTASGVEYIRITSDRSGANTLTTALGEETGSNTGIFRTKLTLNPITGATPSPLFPPNTTKEVTGFVLPGDILSIRYTDQKDASGSKATVSQVIKVISQDPVMNSSKVTIDANGSVQVTVTDADANTDGDAVDSITLKVTSTTDPVGISVTALETGANTGVFRGTVTTTTGVTTGSVSAKVGDNVNVKYTDKYPADYADRVKQVVDPSKDFTFVIPVGTSSGSGNVDATSAAKPVLKDFSGNELTEVTAGQQIVLSSTVTNNQNTVQPFAAIVEVRDANGFTVYLQWQTGSLNPNGSTNVGLSWTPDVSGTYTARTFVVTDIAHPSALSQISESTITVS, from the coding sequence ATGGATTATTCATACGGAAAGAAGAAGTACGCGGGAACTGCATTAGCAGCGCTCATTATTTTTGGCGCAGTAACTGCTGCTCTTGTAGTAGTACCGCACGCTGCTTATGCGGCGACTTCAATAACCACAAGCGCAGACAAATTCTATGGACCTAACCTGTTAAGGGTGGTCATCACAGACACAGCAAAGAACACTGCAACAGACACAGCTCTAGTACACGTAGATTTTAACCACCTTGGAAGCCCTCTTGGTTCCGCTGACTACACTATAAAGAACATTGGTACCTCTGGTACATTCGAGTTCTTTATCACAACCTCAAACACTTTGAACCCAACAGCTCCTACATTTACCGGTACAGGTGGTGCATTCGTTCTCAGAGCTAACACAGTCCCGACTACAGTGAATACCAATGATCAGGGAGTGACTCTTGCGTCCCAACTACAAGATCAAGATTCTATAGTCATTACCTACGGTGATTTGCCTCAAAAGACCGTCAGCTTTGCCAAGAGCAATGCTGTTGCAAACGTTGACAGGAATACTGCAGGCAGTGGTGACAATGTGGTTCTTACCCTTGTAGACAGTGACGCGAACATAGACCCAACAAAAGCTGACATCTTCAATGCAACAAATCTGGTCTCTGCATCAACAGGCACGCTTACTCTGTCAGGTGCCAAGTTCAGGGAAACCGGACAAAACACCGGTCAGTTTGAGCTAACTGTTGCCGTCGCTGGACCAGCTCCTCTAAATGGTGCATCACTAACAGCAACTTTCCCATCATCTACCACACTGACAATTAATGACAAAGATGTCTACGTAGCAGGAAACGGCCCCGCTCCGTTCGATGTCGTGGGTCCAAACCCAAGCACCATCACCTCGTCAAAATCAGTGACCCTTCAGAACGTTGATGGTGTTCTTACAACATTGAAGCCGATTACTCTCGGAAACGGTATCATGCTTCAAGTCACCGACTCTGACAGAAACGTCGACACTAAGTCAAAAGACACCATCGGAGTAGGAAATGTTACTGTTCAAGTTGACGGTGTTACGATGCCCTCTCCAATGGTAAATGCAATACCTCTGCAGGAAACAGCTTCTGGTTCCGGCATATTCGTACCAAACACAACAGATAACAAGATTTCAATCAAAGTGGGACCAACCGATAATGTTACCACAACGAGCATACAGTTGACACCTGCTACCATTGCATCGGACCCGGACATCACTATCACCTACAATGATCCCGCGGCTGATCCATCAGGTGCAAAAGCCTTCAAGCTGATCACAAAACTAACTCATAGTGCCGGTACACTCGCAGGCCCAACACAGGCAGGAGTGACTGACAAGTTCGGCCTCACCATAACCGACCCAGATCTGAACACCAACAGCAAGTCTGTCGATTCATTCATCGTCACCTTCCCAGTAAGTCCTGCAAACACTGCTAACGGCGTGAGCTTTGCAAACGGCATGGGTACGATGACTCTGAAGGCAAAGGGCAGCGGTCTTACACTTGGCAGCGCATTGACCATGACTTTCATAGAGACAGACATCGATAGCGGTATATTCACTGCAAGCAACATCGACATGTCTATCATCAACGCTGCTGTATCAGGCGGCCTGTCAGACGGCGACCAGATTGAGTTCAAATACACAGACAACACAGAATCCCCAACACAATCAAGCACCATAACATTCAACATTGGCAAGCCAACCGCTTCGATATCCATCAATAGAGGCACAATCCCGATTCCAACAGCAGGAACTGGATCCAAGTTCACAGTGACAATCGTTGACTCGACTAAGAACGTCAATTCCAACAGCGTCGACACATTCTCAACTGGTGTTACCATTGCAGGGACAAAGAAGGATGGCTCATCAAACCTCGACACAACTATAATGACCGGGCTTGGTGCCGGCAAGACTTTCACTGAAACGGGTGCAAACACAGGTGTATTCACAGCAGACTATACTGTGGGTTCAGGAACACAAATCGCAGCCAACATGGATAGCGCCAAGATCAAATTTACATACACAACAGGCGGAACAACGACATCTGCATCTGTCACACTGAGATCCTACGACGGCACAGTATTGTCAAATGTCTCTTCAGTCCAGAACGGAGGTAACATAACCATAACCGTAAACGACCCCGACATGAACAAGGATTCTGGCACTGCCGAGCAAGTCAGCGTGACAATTCAAGGCAAAAGCGATGATATAGGCTCAGCAATCACTCTGAGCGATCTCAAGGAAACAGGATCAGACACAGGTGTATTCACAAAGACAATCACGGTAGGAAAGGATTTCAAGATCTCTGACCTTACCAACAACAAGTTCTCTACCGCATTCGAAATCCACTATGTCGACCTCCTTGCAAGCGACCTTAGCACGAGTGTTGACAGAGAATTTGACGGAACAGTGAAGACGAGTTCCGGCACAATTGGAATCACTCCAACGATCGTTGGTCCGGGAACAAAGATCTTCATCGAGGTGAAGGATCCAGACCTTAACGCCAACCCTGCAGGCATCGACACAACTGCAAGCGGAGTCGAATACATCAGAATAACTTCTGATAGAAGCGGCGCCAATACTCTCACCACTGCACTCGGCGAGGAAACAGGTTCCAACACTGGAATATTCAGAACCAAGTTGACGCTGAACCCAATCACTGGAGCCACACCATCACCACTCTTCCCGCCAAATACTACAAAGGAAGTAACTGGATTTGTACTGCCTGGAGATATCCTCTCCATCAGATACACTGACCAGAAAGATGCATCAGGCAGCAAGGCAACTGTGTCCCAAGTGATCAAGGTGATCAGCCAAGACCCAGTCATGAACTCCAGCAAGGTGACCATTGACGCAAACGGCTCGGTTCAGGTAACTGTCACCGATGCAGATGCAAATACCGATGGAGATGCAGTCGATTCGATTACGTTGAAGGTCACTTCAACCACTGATCCAGTCGGAATCTCTGTAACTGCGCTCGAGACAGGTGCCAACACCGGAGTGTTCCGTGGAACCGTTACGACAACAACTGGTGTGACCACAGGTTCGGTCTCTGCTAAGGTTGGAGATAACGTCAACGTGAAGTACACGGACAAGTACCCGGCTGACTATGCTGACAGGGTAAAGCAGGTGGTAGACCCAAGCAAGGACTTCACCTTTGTTATTCCGGTCGGCACTTCAAGTGGAAGCGGAAACGTGGATGCGACATCCGCAGCAAAGCCGGTACTAAAGGACTTTAGCGGCAACGAGTTGACTGAGGTCACGGCAGGCCAGCAGATAGTCTTGTCGTCAACTGTCACCAACAACCAGAACACGGTGCAGCCATTCGCTGCAATCGTTGAGGTGAGAGACGCTAATGGATTCACCGTCTACCTACAGTGGCAGACAGGCTCTCTGAACCCGAATGGCTCGACCAACGTTGGGCTGTCATGGACTCCTGATGTATCTGGCACATACACGGCCAGAACATTCGTAGTAACCGACATCGCCCATCCATCGGCACTGTCCCAGATATCCGAGTCGACCATAACCGTGAGTTAA
- a CDS encoding metallophosphoesterase family protein, which translates to MLVAHVSDLHLGYSQFGLEEREEDVYATFNEAVDISIREGVELVILGGDIFHTPRPNGKAIITLANALKKLKEKQIPVAYVLGEHDISRMRDVPLAHVFSNLGLAKKLRLDEPFVVGDCAVYGADKERRSNIDALLERLHNIEKMTGNREKRKRILVLHQGLTDMNKFAGEINSTDLPAGFDYYAMGHYHDHIEKRYQNLGGALLVYPGSIELTPSEGIKEVDKGFVLVDMSGQEATTNWVTLSSRRPQFSMNIDYDRLTEGIDDIISKASSFAKKPVVKVLVDGKNLDPKVIAANLRRLNESCLHYVWQPADEQLSSSSLAFDERPADLDAELLRLAKDALGSEEAANLAVRDLLPPAAGGNAGAVLDIVWDIFKKKRLSGDNDNSDAALAAADDNNNNSTPQNNEGKEEGGVVKGP; encoded by the coding sequence ATGCTGGTCGCTCATGTTTCCGACCTTCACCTTGGATATTCGCAGTTTGGGCTTGAGGAGCGAGAGGAAGACGTTTACGCCACGTTTAATGAAGCTGTCGACATCTCGATAAGGGAAGGGGTGGAACTAGTTATCCTTGGTGGTGACATTTTTCATACTCCTCGGCCTAATGGCAAGGCCATAATCACGCTGGCAAACGCGCTTAAAAAACTCAAAGAAAAGCAAATCCCTGTGGCATACGTGCTTGGCGAGCACGACATCAGCAGGATGCGTGATGTACCACTGGCGCATGTATTTAGCAATCTCGGGCTTGCTAAAAAATTACGGCTAGACGAGCCTTTTGTTGTGGGCGACTGCGCGGTTTATGGTGCCGACAAGGAAAGACGCAGCAACATCGATGCGCTGCTCGAACGCCTGCATAATATCGAGAAGATGACAGGTAATCGAGAAAAGCGGAAGAGGATCCTTGTACTCCATCAAGGGCTTACCGACATGAACAAGTTTGCTGGCGAAATAAACTCCACAGACTTGCCTGCAGGATTTGATTATTATGCAATGGGTCACTACCACGACCATATCGAAAAGAGGTATCAGAACCTCGGCGGGGCGCTCTTGGTGTATCCCGGCTCTATAGAACTGACGCCTAGTGAGGGCATTAAAGAGGTGGACAAGGGTTTTGTACTGGTCGATATGTCCGGCCAGGAAGCCACCACCAACTGGGTTACACTCTCCTCCCGTCGACCGCAATTCTCCATGAATATTGATTATGATAGGCTTACCGAAGGTATTGATGACATCATTTCCAAGGCATCTTCGTTTGCAAAGAAGCCTGTGGTAAAGGTGCTTGTAGACGGCAAGAATCTTGATCCCAAGGTCATCGCAGCAAATTTGAGGCGACTGAACGAATCATGCCTCCACTATGTGTGGCAGCCTGCCGATGAGCAGCTATCGTCATCCTCCCTTGCATTTGATGAGCGGCCTGCAGACCTTGACGCAGAACTTCTAAGACTGGCTAAAGACGCGCTGGGATCAGAAGAAGCTGCCAACTTGGCAGTCAGAGACCTTTTGCCACCTGCAGCAGGCGGAAATGCCGGAGCCGTGCTTGACATTGTCTGGGATATTTTCAAGAAGAAAAGGTTGAGTGGAGATAATGATAATTCTGATGCTGCTTTAGCAGCGGCTGATGATAATAACAATAACAGTACCCCGCAGAATAATGAAGGAAAAGAAGAAGGAGGCGTCGTAAAAGGCCCATGA
- a CDS encoding AAA family ATPase yields the protein MIKDLEMKDFISHKDTRLEFGKGITIFVGHNGAGKSSVIDAITFALFAEHMRRTNKNLVRRGSGTGSAMVRMRFSLNSKEFQATRSVSAAGSASFSQLELVSEGGKSVSKKLAGGERRQFGESMSVEVAKVLGLDYKKLQVAAVVQQGELARIVEAQPKEFKELLNGLIGIDRLDLAFATMKDVISGFRLRLKSEIAPDRGGYTDEDLPRVKSQISEAEKKLAESERLAGEYLDEKVRQDKMLQEIDREIEAMEPLREKAAEVQAKEKRLVRYIAEKRDQVGAELARMERVVREARGALALLERKEEACMRLQMVKYELEEVQKQIEVKERQAGKLRGFVECASKIKIVDGRCPVCNSVVVSKINEMFDGEHIQSDIRKIENDKSALQAERISLKKEEQKLTEEAKAIAGAESFLSANSIKTVDDVVRIESELGPKKKAILRLPKSVASVGSDPLQLAIDEVSRSFADEIVSLRALTRSFSMARYTAAKDDRWNTVQKLQSISSKLGAYQNAVQELKQAIDSDRKSLQELEHASEIVRMLERIRSTVYNRDGSVGMSLRSWALAVISRKASEYAALFNIGISRIELTEKAREIAITCYGKNGEVDMDSLSGGEKVAVALALRLGIAQMMGSNKLDFVILDEPTTHLDDERRKALVKIISEAFREGSGPLSQMIIITHDAEIFEDSEVDAVFRFTMTTEGSRVVQE from the coding sequence ATGATAAAAGATCTAGAGATGAAGGATTTCATCTCCCACAAAGACACCCGCTTGGAATTTGGCAAGGGGATCACGATATTTGTCGGCCACAATGGTGCAGGCAAATCTTCTGTAATTGATGCCATAACGTTTGCGCTCTTTGCAGAGCATATGAGAAGGACGAACAAGAACCTTGTAAGAAGAGGCTCTGGCACCGGCTCTGCAATGGTGAGGATGCGCTTTTCTCTCAACTCAAAGGAGTTTCAGGCTACACGGTCAGTATCTGCGGCAGGGTCGGCTTCTTTTTCCCAGCTAGAGCTTGTGTCAGAGGGCGGCAAGTCGGTCAGCAAAAAGCTGGCCGGGGGCGAACGCCGGCAGTTTGGCGAGTCAATGAGCGTCGAAGTTGCCAAAGTGCTGGGGCTAGACTACAAGAAGCTACAGGTGGCAGCAGTCGTCCAGCAGGGTGAGCTGGCAAGGATAGTGGAGGCGCAGCCCAAAGAGTTCAAGGAGCTTTTGAATGGGCTCATTGGCATCGACAGGCTTGACCTTGCCTTTGCCACGATGAAGGACGTCATCTCAGGATTTCGACTGCGCCTTAAAAGCGAGATTGCCCCGGACAGGGGCGGTTATACAGATGAGGACCTTCCCCGCGTGAAATCGCAAATATCAGAGGCAGAAAAAAAACTCGCTGAATCAGAGAGGCTTGCCGGAGAATACTTGGATGAAAAAGTACGCCAGGACAAGATGCTTCAGGAGATAGACAGAGAAATCGAGGCGATGGAGCCCCTTAGGGAGAAGGCAGCCGAGGTGCAGGCAAAAGAAAAGCGTCTTGTGCGATACATAGCTGAAAAGCGAGACCAGGTGGGCGCAGAACTTGCAAGGATGGAAAGGGTTGTCCGGGAGGCCAGAGGTGCTCTTGCCCTTCTGGAGAGAAAGGAAGAAGCCTGCATGAGGCTTCAGATGGTAAAGTACGAGCTCGAAGAGGTGCAAAAGCAGATCGAGGTAAAGGAAAGGCAGGCAGGCAAGCTCCGGGGATTTGTGGAATGTGCAAGCAAGATAAAGATAGTCGACGGGAGGTGCCCTGTCTGCAACTCTGTAGTTGTCTCCAAGATAAACGAGATGTTTGACGGCGAGCACATTCAAAGCGACATTCGCAAGATAGAAAATGACAAGTCAGCTCTGCAGGCAGAGCGAATAAGCCTAAAGAAGGAGGAGCAAAAGCTCACCGAAGAGGCCAAGGCCATCGCGGGGGCAGAGTCATTTCTCTCTGCCAATTCGATAAAGACCGTCGATGACGTTGTCAGAATAGAGTCGGAGCTTGGCCCAAAAAAGAAGGCGATTTTGCGTCTGCCAAAAAGTGTGGCAAGCGTTGGAAGCGACCCGTTGCAACTTGCAATCGATGAGGTATCCCGGTCGTTTGCCGACGAGATAGTGTCGCTTAGAGCGCTGACTAGGAGCTTTAGCATGGCCAGATATACAGCGGCAAAGGATGATAGATGGAACACCGTCCAAAAGCTGCAAAGCATAAGCTCCAAGCTTGGTGCATACCAAAACGCTGTGCAGGAACTAAAGCAGGCCATTGATTCTGACAGAAAATCGCTTCAAGAGCTAGAGCACGCATCAGAGATTGTGAGAATGCTAGAGCGCATTCGCTCTACGGTGTACAATCGCGACGGGTCGGTGGGAATGAGCCTTCGGTCGTGGGCGCTTGCAGTCATTTCAAGAAAGGCGTCAGAATACGCTGCACTGTTTAACATTGGAATCTCTAGGATAGAGCTAACAGAAAAAGCCCGTGAAATAGCAATTACATGCTACGGCAAGAACGGGGAGGTGGACATGGACTCGCTCTCTGGCGGAGAAAAGGTGGCAGTGGCCCTTGCGCTCAGGCTTGGAATAGCACAGATGATGGGCTCAAACAAACTAGATTTTGTAATACTTGACGAGCCAACGACCCATCTGGACGACGAGCGCAGAAAAGCCCTTGTCAAAATAATTTCAGAGGCCTTCAGAGAAGGCTCAGGTCCGCTGTCACAGATGATAATAATCACACACGACGCAGAGATATTTGAGGATTCGGAAGTTGATGCAGTGTTTAGATTCACTATGACTACAGAAGGATCTAGGGTAGTACAGGAATAA